In the genome of Pyrobaculum islandicum DSM 4184, the window TATATTCTGCCAGCGCCGCTGGGCACCTCTAGAGAGACTGAAATCGTGGCCGGCTGGCCCACGACAACGGTAGGCACGTTTATTGCTTTCACAGACACTGGCGTAGCTACACCAAAGTAGAATGCGCCTGGCTTATATGGATAGCTCGGATCTCTGTAGGCGCGTAGCTCTATATACTGTTTAGCCGTATCTATCGCATATAGGTAGAACGGTCCTTGCGATATTATCATATGGCTGTACTTATTAAACCAATCGACGGCCGCTCTATATCTTGCCAAAGCCTCGTCCTTTGTCAATAACGTTTTATCCCCTATCTTAAACCAACTCTCTGGGTATATGCCTTTGTTTAAAGCGTCTTGGAGCACGTCAGCGGCTGCTTTGGCGTGATCCTTCAGTATTAGTGACAGCCAGGGCACGTTATATTTCGTTGCAGATGCTCTAGAAGCGGCATATGTCTGTTTTACATAGACAAGTTGATCCACTGCGTAATAGACCTCCCATGGCATGTCTGGTGTTGTCACAGCCATAGCCGCAATGTAGTTAGGGTCGAAATGCCAGTAGTCTATGTACACCTCTATGGATGTGTCATTTATAATACGTATACCCTTGATTAAGTTCATGGTAGAGTTGACATACGACGCAACACCAGACTCGCGGGCAACCTTCTGCGGATCATTTGCAATGTCCCATAGGAATGCGTAAATGAACAACACGTCAGCTAGCTTGATAGGCTGGCCGTGGTGCCACTTGGCGCCTATATACTTGGCGTAGTTAAACACTACTTTTGACTTCGCCTTGGCTCCCCCGGCGCTCACCCAAGCCTTCTGTTTGGCGTCCCACCTATATGCGTCTGCAGGAACATCGAAGTAGCCAGCTGGGCCTTTGGTTTCTACGACATATGTCGCTCTAAATGGCATGGGCTCGCCGGTGAATGGGTGATTCCACACGGCGGGGTCGTACATCATTCTGAACCAGTCAACAGAGTAGACATCTGTAAAACCGCCTTGTGGCACGGGGTTCCATGCGCTGGAGGCTGTCCAGACCCATAGGTGTCCTACGTTTACCACGTCTTTACCTGGGACATACCAATTGCGCGCGTTATAGACAGAAGCTCTCAAGCCAGCGCCTAAGTCGACAGTGACTCCCTTAAGCTGTGGAGATGCCACAAACGCGTTGAGGTTTGTATTAACAAAGACTCTCACAGACTCCTGTATACACATCAAGGTGGCCTTTCTATATAGCTCTATATATTCCTGGAACGAGGCATATTTGCCTTTGTATAATTTATCTGTTATCTCGTCAATTGTCGCATTTGCAAAATTATACCAGCCCGTAGTGCCCCAGCCCGGCATATAGCCGAACCAAGAGGCACAGTACTGCGCTATGGAGCTTGTATCCCATCTGTCGATACCGCTCTTGCCCCAGCCCTCTGTGTAGAAGTGCCACTGGAACTGGGCTGGGTCTGTGCCGTAGACCGTCTGGATAGCTACGTCGAATGTTACATATTTCCTGTCTACAGTAAAGCCCAGTTGCTCAAGCGCAGAGGCGAAGGCGTCGCCGATGTCCTTACGCTCGTCTTCTACACGGATTAGGCCTATTACTGTAACAAGTTTGCCCTTACAGTACCATTTGCCATCTGGACCCTTAGTGGCGCCGAGCTTAGGCATCTCGCTCTCCACTATTGTCTTTGCGTAGTCTAGGTCGTATCTAATGCCGAGTTGCGAAATAATGTCCGCAACTATCGAGTAGGTAGGGTCATACTGGGAGAGCCATATGTACATAGGGACGGCAAAGCCTTTGAAAATCTCATTTGCGACGTAGTCTCTGTCTATTACGAACTGCATCGCGTATCTAATCGCCCGGCTTGAGAACGGATTAGCACAAGGCGGATTTGAAGGCGCTGGGTTTAGGATTATGTCGTTAAAACCAGCCGCAGCCGTGTAGAGAACTACCGAGGGGTCTCCCTTGAGGGGGGCCGCTTGAGCTGCTCTCATACCGAATATATAGACGTCTATATCGCCTGCCTTAGCTGCCGCTCCCGCTTGTGCTATGGGGACTGACTTGCCAACTATTCTATCAGTTGCAGGACCTGGGTTTGTATGAGGCGGGGTATATTGGGCAAATAGGACTATCCCCAATAGCATTGCTAATAGAACTGTTCTGAGTCTCATACGTTAAATATTCTGCCTCCTTTTTAAATTTTCCTCTATTTTTACATTTATAAAGAGCGTGACCGAGTAGAATAAGACTGTAGCACCTGCTATTAATAGTAGAAGTGCCACTAGAACTAACAAAGGATCTAGACACCTGCCCTCAATACAATGGGCTTGTACATAAGATTGTTGCAAAGCTATAGAAAAAGAGAGAGCCAGTAAGAAAAAGCCTAGGGCGATTAATTTTTTACTTACGTCTAGCGGCTGCAAGAGCTCCCACTATCCCCGCGAGCACTCCTATCCCAAGGACGACATAGCTCATGGGATCAACATACGGCACATAAATTTGTTGTGTTTGTGTAACATAAGAAGTCGCCGTTGTTGTCACGTATTTTGTCGCAGTTACTGTCTCTGTTACAGTTAGGGTGTCTGTTTTTGTGACTGTCACTGGGATCATTCTATTGACTGTCGATGTAGTGTAGGCTAGCGGGAAGTTGCCCCAGCTTAATGCCTGCGGTTCTAAAGTTGTCGGCGAGTCTTTTGAAAACGCCCTTAACTGGGCGTTAGAACCTAAGACGTCGAGAACTCTAGGCAATGTGCCAGCTAGAATAGCCGAGGCGTTGGCAGCGCCGACGCCAACAGTCCACTCTTGCGCCAACGGCCCAAATGGCCTTATTCTACCTGGCCCAAAGCCGTCGTAAGACGTGACTAACACGTAATATCTCCACGTAGGTTGTGGAAAGTCACTCATAAGTCTCGTAGTTGGCGGTATTAGCTTTCTGGGTACCACGGCTATGATAGAGTTGCCTTGGGCATATACACGTGGCAGTGGAGATACGCTTATCGTGCCGCCTGTGACGTCGGCCACGGCGACAAAATTGACAGTTTCGTTACCCCACTTTGGCCCTATGAAGATTGCTACATCCCAGGGAGCAGAGCTTGAGAATTTAACCCCCGGCGTGTATTTAAACTGAGTTAGATTTGCCGGATCTGGGCAGAAGAAGCGCGTAGCCGTATCAAAAAAGGCGTTGCCCACTGCGGGGTTGCCGTCGTCTGGCCTTAGTATACTACAAGATACTGTGCCCCAGGGATTGCCGGGGAACCCTCTGCTGATGTATATCTGCACATACTGGAGCGAAAAGCCTGTCTCAGAATTCCAGGGATTTCCCCCTAGATCTGCAAAAGTCACTCTAAATATAAGGGCGTCTGCCGTAGCGTTATAAAGAACTTCAAACTTTGTGAGATCAAACACGGTGCCGTTTTTAAACACTGGGTTTTGTGGCAGGACGTACCAACCAGGGCCTTTGAAATCTCCTGCAAGGTCTGTAGCTGTTTGGACAGTAAATATCCCTTGTGCATATATTAATACAGCCAATATAACTGTCAGAACTACGTGTTTGGAATTCATAAATAAATAGAAAATAGTTCTATTTATAGATTACTCTTCGCCTTAGTTAATGCACAGATGTTGAGAATGGTTACGGAAGAGAAAGAATCTAAACCCACGGCAGAGGAGATAGACGCCTACCGACTGGAGATTGGAGAGAGTCTGCTGTTATTAGAGAGGCGTTTCCTAAGTGTGGTTTGGCGGTTTATGTATGTCAAGTGCCTCTCTGATGATAAGAAAACTGACGTGGCTGTAAAATTATTTGAGTATAGTTGTGTATTTTCTCATATGTCTGTATTACTCAAGTTTTGGAAGTACGCCTTTAGCAAATAGTCTAACAAGTGTTGTTTTGTTTACTTTATACACCGCAGTGGCCACTTCGGCTATTAATTTGTCAGATGGTTTACACTTTTGAAAGCCGAGTTTTAGGCAATATGCATATTTCTGTATTTTTAGGTCTTCAGGGCTTCTTATTTTGCCAAGAGCTATATCTTCGGCTATTTTATACGCGCTGTAAAATGCTGCATAGTTGATAAGACGTTCGGAGAGCTCTGGATATGCTATTTCATATGTCTTTATAGCTTTTACAAGCAACATCTCTGGGTAATACCCAAGAATCGTTCCCGTAAATACCAGCCGTAAAACTCTAAATACTTTATCTTCCCACGACTTGCCCTTTATGTCTTCTGTCTTTTTCCTAAGCAACTCTTTCAACTCTGGAGACAGAATCTCTGTGACAGACTTTACTATCTCTAATGCTTCCATAGATCTGTTCTCGATGTAGAATATATTATCGAAATCCCCTGGCGAGAGAACTCCCACGCCGTGGACTCCTACTAGATATACAGTAGCTATCTCTTTGTCATAAATCCCTTCTCTGGAGAGACCGCGGAATGGTTCAATACCTCTTTCTCTATATAGTGTCTGTAGCTCGGCTACTAGGTCAGAGCGGGAGGTTATAACGCCTGTGAGAACCCGCTCAAGTAGGACTAGGGCTGTCTCAATTCTACTTTTGTGTAAATGTTTTACCACCTCCATCGTCCTTAGTCTCTATAACTATGCGTGTTGGCAACGGTAATTTAGAAGCGGCGCGTCTCAAAGCCTCTTTTATATGGGCTATATGCTCCGGCCTAAATTCTGCATAAAATATCACCTGCCCTGGCTCTACTCTTGCGGCCCTCCCTGCGGGAGAGCCAAAGGCTAGTCTCATCCCCTCCTGTAGACGGTCGGCGCCGGCCATGGCCAACATTCTGTTTTCTCTTAGCACATGGTGTGGAACTACATTGAGCCTGAGGTAGTAATTGGCGTCTCCAACATACTTAGAGAGGTATTTATATGCCATCTGTCTAGCAGCCTCTAATGCCTGCATTCTGATCTGCCCCCTCTCCTCTACTACCAGTTTTGCAACCATTGAAAACGCCGCCCTGGCGGCCGCGCTTGTGACACCCATATCGAACTTAGGTATCTGGATCATTGGGGCACCATGTATATACTCCTCCCTCGTATAGGGGGGTCCCTTTATCCGCCTATAACAACGTGCAGGTCTAACTGGCATGCCGTAAAAATAGAGGTGTATTATAAATTTAGCCCTTGTTCTATCTAGATTTTATTAACCTCCCGTTTTTTAGAGAGGAGTTTCATCGTTGCTTGTACTAAATCGCCTTTTGTCTCAATTAGCGCCTTTATCACTTCTTCACGGGATGCGCCAGTCTGTTCCATAACTAGTGAGATATCCTCTTCGTTTGGTTGATATCCGGCTGGCTGTTGTTGAGACGTGGGTTGTATTCTCTCCACAGCACCCTCAGAAGCTTGTATCTGATACAACAGGATCTTATTAGGCATTTTCATAAGGGCCACG includes:
- a CDS encoding ABC transporter substrate-binding protein gives rise to the protein MRLRTVLLAMLLGIVLFAQYTPPHTNPGPATDRIVGKSVPIAQAGAAAKAGDIDVYIFGMRAAQAAPLKGDPSVVLYTAAAGFNDIILNPAPSNPPCANPFSSRAIRYAMQFVIDRDYVANEIFKGFAVPMYIWLSQYDPTYSIVADIISQLGIRYDLDYAKTIVESEMPKLGATKGPDGKWYCKGKLVTVIGLIRVEDERKDIGDAFASALEQLGFTVDRKYVTFDVAIQTVYGTDPAQFQWHFYTEGWGKSGIDRWDTSSIAQYCASWFGYMPGWGTTGWYNFANATIDEITDKLYKGKYASFQEYIELYRKATLMCIQESVRVFVNTNLNAFVASPQLKGVTVDLGAGLRASVYNARNWYVPGKDVVNVGHLWVWTASSAWNPVPQGGFTDVYSVDWFRMMYDPAVWNHPFTGEPMPFRATYVVETKGPAGYFDVPADAYRWDAKQKAWVSAGGAKAKSKVVFNYAKYIGAKWHHGQPIKLADVLFIYAFLWDIANDPQKVARESGVASYVNSTMNLIKGIRIINDTSIEVYIDYWHFDPNYIAAMAVTTPDMPWEVYYAVDQLVYVKQTYAASRASATKYNVPWLSLILKDHAKAAADVLQDALNKGIYPESWFKIGDKTLLTKDEALARYRAAVDWFNKYSHMIISQGPFYLYAIDTAKQYIELRAYRDPSYPYKPGAFYFGVATPVSVKAINVPTVVVGQPATISVSLEVPSGAGRIYYKWGIVDPTTGRFLYMSEEGTTAAAPININVPADVSSKLTANRAYKFWVLTYAENVPIVSEATQVFIPKAAAPATTPTPTPTTPPPATTPTPPQPTVVTTTAPATGTTEALAAAIVGILAVLVALAFALRKKSGETKQETKVYR
- a CDS encoding glucodextranase DOMON-like domain-containing protein, whose product is MNSKHVVLTVILAVLIYAQGIFTVQTATDLAGDFKGPGWYVLPQNPVFKNGTVFDLTKFEVLYNATADALIFRVTFADLGGNPWNSETGFSLQYVQIYISRGFPGNPWGTVSCSILRPDDGNPAVGNAFFDTATRFFCPDPANLTQFKYTPGVKFSSSAPWDVAIFIGPKWGNETVNFVAVADVTGGTISVSPLPRVYAQGNSIIAVVPRKLIPPTTRLMSDFPQPTWRYYVLVTSYDGFGPGRIRPFGPLAQEWTVGVGAANASAILAGTLPRVLDVLGSNAQLRAFSKDSPTTLEPQALSWGNFPLAYTTSTVNRMIPVTVTKTDTLTVTETVTATKYVTTTATSYVTQTQQIYVPYVDPMSYVVLGIGVLAGIVGALAAARRK
- a CDS encoding DUF2192 domain-containing protein; this translates as MEVVKHLHKSRIETALVLLERVLTGVITSRSDLVAELQTLYRERGIEPFRGLSREGIYDKEIATVYLVGVHGVGVLSPGDFDNIFYIENRSMEALEIVKSVTEILSPELKELLRKKTEDIKGKSWEDKVFRVLRLVFTGTILGYYPEMLLVKAIKTYEIAYPELSERLINYAAFYSAYKIAEDIALGKIRSPEDLKIQKYAYCLKLGFQKCKPSDKLIAEVATAVYKVNKTTLVRLFAKGVLPKLE
- a CDS encoding 50S ribosomal protein L16, translating into MPVRPARCYRRIKGPPYTREEYIHGAPMIQIPKFDMGVTSAAARAAFSMVAKLVVEERGQIRMQALEAARQMAYKYLSKYVGDANYYLRLNVVPHHVLRENRMLAMAGADRLQEGMRLAFGSPAGRAARVEPGQVIFYAEFRPEHIAHIKEALRRAASKLPLPTRIVIETKDDGGGKTFTQK
- a CDS encoding nascent polypeptide-associated complex protein, whose amino-acid sequence is MIPTNIRELEKILKRMGIKVEEIDVAYVELRLKNGDVIRINSPTVALMKMPNKILLYQIQASEGAVERIQPTSQQQPAGYQPNEEDISLVMEQTGASREEVIKALIETKGDLVQATMKLLSKKREVNKI